A single Pseudoalteromonas phenolica DNA region contains:
- a CDS encoding ABC transporter ATP-binding protein, with product MQIHSGEPLTWQTIKQSVLAHRKSLTYAHIIALLAALVSVPIPLMMPLLVDEVLLEKPGAAIEFMNTLLPDSAHNAVGYILFVLLSVVLMRLSALVLGVLQSRQFTIIGKDISFQVRSLLLNHLPLVQLKEYETQGGGAISSRCITDVETLDNFISQTLSRFLISLLTIIGTAVILLWIDLTLGAIILLLNPAVIYFSRQFGKRVKDLKKKENGAFEAFQSSLVETLDAIAQLKAIRREGKYFEQVKATAKDLKHYSVQSQWKTDAVSRLSFTIFLLGFEVFRAIAMLMVVFADLTVGQIFAVFGYLWFMMGPVQELLGMQYAYYGASAALQRLNQVFAFETERPATTSSVQAFKNPQVDIRFEQVNFGYHSEQPVLKNVSMHIPAGKKVAVVAVSGGGKSTLVQLLLGLYEKQSGSIFIDDKQIEQVGYPQVREHVATVLQQPVMLNASVRENLSMGGQFTDEQLWQALAIAELTATIEKLDEQLDALIGRNGVRLSGGQKQRLAIARMVLADPKVVILDEATSALDIETEAKIHHNLAQFLENRTTLIIAHRLSAISQADLIYVLDDGEVSAFGEHKALISKEGLYQTLFSHQL from the coding sequence ATGCAAATACATTCCGGCGAGCCGCTAACTTGGCAAACAATCAAACAGAGTGTCCTTGCACACCGTAAGTCGCTTACTTATGCTCATATCATCGCACTGCTGGCTGCATTGGTTAGTGTGCCTATACCTTTAATGATGCCCTTATTAGTAGATGAAGTACTACTTGAAAAGCCAGGGGCAGCCATTGAGTTTATGAATACACTTTTGCCCGATTCTGCTCACAATGCAGTTGGTTATATTCTCTTTGTCTTACTGAGTGTTGTGCTGATGCGATTATCGGCATTGGTATTAGGCGTTTTACAATCTCGACAGTTTACGATTATTGGAAAAGACATCAGCTTTCAAGTTCGCAGCTTGTTGTTAAATCATTTGCCATTAGTACAACTCAAGGAATATGAAACGCAAGGTGGTGGCGCGATCAGTTCTCGCTGTATTACTGATGTCGAAACTCTCGATAATTTTATTAGTCAAACCTTGTCACGGTTTCTAATTAGCTTGTTAACTATCATAGGCACTGCAGTGATTTTGCTTTGGATAGACCTAACATTAGGAGCCATTATTCTACTCTTGAACCCAGCTGTTATTTATTTCTCAAGACAGTTTGGAAAGCGGGTAAAAGATCTTAAGAAAAAAGAAAATGGCGCATTTGAGGCCTTTCAATCTTCACTGGTAGAAACTTTAGATGCGATTGCCCAGTTAAAAGCAATCCGTCGTGAAGGTAAATATTTTGAGCAAGTTAAAGCGACAGCAAAAGATCTAAAGCATTATTCTGTTCAATCTCAATGGAAAACAGATGCGGTTAGTCGTCTCAGTTTTACTATTTTCTTATTGGGTTTTGAGGTATTTAGAGCCATCGCGATGCTCATGGTGGTGTTCGCTGATTTGACTGTTGGGCAAATTTTCGCGGTGTTTGGTTACCTTTGGTTTATGATGGGGCCAGTGCAAGAGCTATTGGGTATGCAATATGCCTACTATGGAGCATCCGCTGCATTACAGCGACTGAACCAAGTCTTTGCCTTTGAAACGGAGAGACCGGCAACTACCTCAAGTGTTCAAGCATTTAAAAATCCGCAAGTAGATATTCGTTTTGAGCAGGTTAACTTTGGTTATCACAGCGAGCAGCCGGTGCTCAAAAATGTTTCCATGCACATTCCAGCAGGTAAGAAAGTTGCGGTTGTCGCTGTTTCAGGTGGTGGTAAATCAACGTTAGTGCAACTGTTACTCGGTTTATATGAGAAGCAATCTGGTAGCATTTTTATTGATGATAAACAAATTGAGCAGGTTGGCTACCCGCAAGTCAGAGAGCATGTCGCGACTGTATTACAACAGCCGGTTATGCTTAATGCGTCAGTGAGAGAAAACTTATCAATGGGCGGTCAGTTTACTGATGAGCAATTATGGCAAGCTCTGGCTATTGCTGAGTTAACTGCAACCATCGAAAAACTAGATGAGCAACTAGATGCTTTAATTGGTCGAAATGGCGTTCGCCTGTCTGGTGGTCAAAAACAGCGCCTAGCAATTGCTAGAATGGTGTTAGCAGATCCAAAAGTGGTAATTCTTGATGAAGCAACATCAGCATTAGATATAGAAACTGAAGCAAAAATTCATCACAATTTAGCTCAGTTTTTAGAAAATAGGACCACTTTAATTATTGCACATAGACTGAGTGCTATTTCTCAAGCCGATTTGATCTATGTATTAGATGATGGAGAGGTTTCAGCATTTGGTGAGCATAAAGCACTGATAAGTAAAGAAGGTTTATATCAAACCTTATTTTCTCATCAATTATAA
- a CDS encoding protein adenylyltransferase SelO, with the protein MQNDYAEITEGFAVDYPMAQPSSPQLVLFNEDLFERLELNWTEEEVLSYLSGSRSIEGIPASALAYSGHQFGHFNPTLGDGRAHYLGTTQSNSPFDLQLKGSGATPFSRGGDGLCALGPAVREFVMSQAIKSLRVKTTECLSVITTGNDVYRQGYVPGAVVCRVASSHIRVGSFQYLALQQDKAGMERLLELAIKRHYPQIKSEGDDRVCDFLKHVCNNQISLITDWLRVGFIHGVMNTDNCLVSGETIDFGPCAMLEAFDFNAVFSSIDKQGRYAFGQQPNIAHWNCARLAESLMLIMAVDEEQALEKLTGVLSDFSNSFNEAYHTMWAQKLGLPDWRDSDSELLSELLVLMKNHQLDYTNTFAALTSLVINKEALFTLPAELNEWLAKWKKRISVFDAVEVGALMSKANPAIVPRNELVEKVIEEFYDIGHSPLLEKWLPLLNNPYNYQEYDQAFTACHTKPETYQTFCGT; encoded by the coding sequence ATGCAAAATGATTATGCTGAAATTACAGAAGGCTTTGCTGTTGATTATCCTATGGCTCAACCAAGTTCACCTCAACTTGTTTTATTTAATGAAGATCTATTTGAAAGGCTAGAGCTAAATTGGACAGAAGAAGAAGTGCTTTCTTATCTCTCTGGCTCAAGAAGCATTGAGGGCATTCCTGCATCTGCATTAGCCTATTCAGGTCATCAGTTTGGTCATTTCAATCCAACACTTGGTGATGGTAGAGCGCATTACCTAGGAACTACTCAGAGTAATAGCCCTTTTGACTTACAGTTAAAAGGCTCTGGGGCAACACCATTTTCTCGTGGTGGTGATGGTCTTTGTGCGCTTGGTCCGGCAGTTCGAGAGTTTGTGATGAGCCAAGCTATTAAGTCATTAAGGGTTAAAACAACAGAATGTTTGTCTGTAATCACAACAGGTAACGATGTTTATAGGCAAGGCTATGTGCCAGGTGCGGTAGTTTGTCGGGTAGCATCTAGCCATATTCGAGTGGGTTCTTTTCAGTATTTAGCATTACAGCAAGATAAAGCGGGTATGGAGCGCTTATTAGAACTTGCGATTAAGCGGCATTACCCACAAATTAAATCAGAAGGTGATGATAGAGTATGTGATTTCTTAAAGCATGTTTGTAACAACCAAATCTCATTGATTACTGATTGGTTAAGAGTGGGCTTTATCCACGGTGTAATGAATACCGATAATTGCTTGGTGTCTGGCGAGACCATCGATTTTGGGCCGTGCGCTATGCTTGAGGCTTTCGACTTCAATGCTGTATTCAGCTCTATAGATAAGCAAGGCCGCTATGCATTTGGTCAGCAACCAAATATTGCCCATTGGAATTGCGCACGTTTAGCAGAGTCTCTGATGTTAATTATGGCGGTTGATGAAGAACAAGCGCTCGAAAAGCTGACTGGTGTGCTCAGTGATTTTTCAAATTCTTTTAACGAAGCTTATCATACGATGTGGGCACAGAAATTAGGGTTACCAGATTGGCGTGATTCAGATAGCGAACTACTCTCGGAATTGTTGGTGTTAATGAAGAATCATCAACTAGACTACACCAATACTTTTGCTGCTTTGACTTCATTGGTAATAAACAAAGAAGCACTGTTTACGCTCCCTGCTGAATTGAATGAATGGTTAGCTAAGTGGAAAAAACGGATATCAGTGTTTGATGCAGTCGAGGTGGGAGCTTTAATGTCCAAGGCAAACCCAGCTATTGTTCCTCGTAATGAATTAGTCGAAAAAGTAATAGAAGAGTTTTATGATATTGGACACAGCCCTCTGCTTGAAAAGTGGCTGCCACTATTAAATAACCCATATAACTATCAAGAATATGATCAAGCATTTACAGCGTGTCATACAAAACCTGAAACCTACCAAACTTTCTGTGGTACATAA
- a CDS encoding DNA-3-methyladenine glycosylase I, which yields MESFKEIYQRACERKLGEQNLRLLISTPLTKQELLSHSDSLWLEAFTKKVFQSGFYWSVINAKWPGFKEVFWQFNIDALLMMSPEQLEEKSQDERIIRNFKKVQTIPHNCYMIYEIAQKHGSFAKFIADWPEDNIISLWAELKKQGARLGGNTGPYALRAMGKDTFILSRDVESYLRAHKIIDGGLQTKKSLTAIQSFFNKLVEESGWSLTALSQLIAYSVGDNYVNVEGNE from the coding sequence TTGGAATCCTTCAAAGAGATTTATCAAAGAGCATGTGAAAGAAAATTAGGTGAGCAAAATTTGAGGTTGTTGATATCAACCCCTCTGACGAAGCAAGAGTTGTTGTCACACTCTGATTCGCTTTGGCTCGAGGCGTTTACCAAGAAAGTATTCCAAAGTGGCTTTTATTGGTCAGTGATCAACGCAAAGTGGCCCGGTTTTAAAGAGGTGTTTTGGCAGTTTAATATTGATGCGTTATTGATGATGTCGCCTGAGCAACTAGAAGAAAAGTCACAGGATGAGCGTATTATCCGCAATTTTAAAAAAGTACAGACGATTCCACATAATTGCTACATGATCTATGAAATAGCACAAAAACACGGCTCATTTGCTAAGTTTATCGCTGACTGGCCTGAAGATAACATTATTAGCCTTTGGGCAGAACTAAAGAAACAGGGTGCACGGTTAGGCGGCAATACAGGACCTTACGCATTACGAGCTATGGGCAAAGATACTTTCATTTTGTCACGAGATGTAGAGTCTTACCTCAGAGCACATAAAATCATTGATGGTGGTTTGCAAACAAAAAAATCTCTTACTGCAATCCAGTCTTTTTTTAATAAACTAGTAGAAGAAAGTGGTTGGTCTTTAACTGCACTGAGCCAGCTTATTGCTTATAGTGTTGGTGATAATTACGTGAATGTAGAAGGTAATGAATAA
- a CDS encoding RNA recognition motif domain-containing protein: MNPTQQKSLFIVLAIAIIGYFAANALLADSSLNLGATFSIGTLIGGFIATVMSASNVPPQSDNAEVKTKTLYVGNLPYKANESVVRELFSEQGRVFNVRLLKDKNTGKRRGFGFVEMAEADADKAIAALNEKEFQQRTLKVRAAKQKPEASEEAVAS, translated from the coding sequence ATGAACCCAACTCAACAAAAGTCTCTTTTTATTGTTTTAGCAATTGCGATAATCGGCTATTTTGCTGCTAATGCTCTTCTTGCAGACTCTTCTCTTAATCTTGGTGCTACTTTTTCTATTGGCACACTCATCGGTGGTTTCATTGCAACTGTTATGTCGGCAAGTAATGTACCCCCGCAATCTGACAATGCTGAAGTAAAAACAAAAACACTTTATGTAGGTAACTTACCTTATAAAGCAAATGAAAGTGTCGTTCGAGAGCTTTTCTCTGAACAGGGCCGTGTATTCAACGTTCGTTTATTAAAAGATAAAAATACAGGTAAACGTCGTGGTTTCGGCTTTGTGGAGATGGCAGAAGCTGATGCTGATAAAGCCATTGCAGCATTGAATGAAAAAGAGTTCCAACAACGTACACTGAAGGTTAGAGCTGCAAAACAAAAACCTGAGGCATCGGAAGAAGCTGTAGCAAGTTAA
- the murI gene encoding glutamate racemase yields MPHILVFDSGIGGTSVLTHIQSALPEADYTYIMDNALLPYGLQTEETIQNRLANLVNKISSNFFGEVDLIVIACNTASTYALAHIRQFTQIPIVGVVPAIKPAAQISIRKHIALLATPATSKNQYTQSLVSEFAQDCQVSFYHSTELVRLAERKFWLNEDVREGVNKELSSIKVDNQADVLILGCTHFPILKYEIAEFYKTQCVLIDSGTAIAKRVKHLLGGSIDEAEIKKPLQFYATALNDVPAIAGYDVKSLYL; encoded by the coding sequence TTGCCGCATATTTTAGTTTTTGATTCAGGTATTGGTGGGACAAGTGTCTTAACACATATCCAAAGTGCACTGCCAGAGGCAGACTATACCTATATTATGGATAATGCATTACTGCCCTACGGGCTTCAGACAGAAGAAACAATTCAAAATAGACTGGCAAATCTCGTCAATAAAATAAGCTCAAACTTTTTTGGTGAAGTTGACTTAATTGTTATTGCTTGCAATACAGCCTCTACTTACGCACTGGCACATATTCGACAGTTTACTCAAATTCCGATTGTTGGTGTGGTGCCTGCTATAAAGCCTGCAGCACAAATTAGTATTAGAAAGCATATTGCTTTATTAGCAACGCCTGCTACTTCAAAGAACCAGTATACGCAATCTTTAGTGAGCGAGTTTGCTCAAGATTGCCAAGTAAGCTTCTACCATTCAACAGAGTTGGTAAGGCTGGCAGAGCGCAAGTTTTGGTTAAATGAAGATGTACGAGAAGGAGTTAACAAGGAGCTATCATCTATTAAGGTTGATAATCAAGCTGATGTTTTGATATTGGGGTGTACACATTTTCCAATATTGAAATATGAAATAGCAGAGTTTTATAAAACGCAATGCGTATTAATAGACTCCGGAACTGCAATTGCAAAAAGAGTAAAGCATTTGTTGGGTGGCAGTATAGATGAAGCAGAAATAAAAAAGCCGCTACAGTTTTATGCAACGGCTTTAAATGATGTCCCTGCTATTGCAGGATACGATGTGAAAAGTTTATATCTTTAA
- a CDS encoding DUF5610 domain-containing protein — MKIGQLNQLLNPAMANKANNKAAFKPTMHLNPDSYHGDKSKIAAKLLDDKLAEALGIEKPEKEKKPLFDFEAIVKNVLDFVKGAVNKAKADGKDDDTLKDMLGAARKGVQMGIDEATSELKESALFNDDIEEGIEKSREGIFKGLDDFEEELFNPKPAYMQVSAAQYASLSNQAEYSFTTAEGDEVTISLSDARSKGQAASYTQNGDNYGLAVSEQSSEDVSFSISVNGELNADEQKAINEMMKDIRNVSDSFFSGEYDDAFEKASALNIESDQITNFTMDLRQTKTTAAIAQYQQANPIKELEQAFQPLDKQLENIHSEGKALGIEQQLPDIMAWMNDGQARMAQLLDYAQGFFNQLDNKSEKSA; from the coding sequence ATGAAAATTGGACAACTTAACCAGCTTCTTAATCCTGCTATGGCAAATAAGGCGAACAATAAAGCTGCCTTTAAGCCGACCATGCATTTAAACCCAGATAGCTATCATGGTGATAAGAGTAAAATAGCAGCTAAATTACTAGATGATAAATTGGCAGAAGCTTTAGGCATTGAAAAGCCAGAGAAAGAGAAAAAGCCATTATTTGATTTTGAAGCCATCGTTAAAAATGTGCTCGACTTTGTTAAAGGGGCAGTGAACAAAGCGAAAGCAGATGGTAAAGATGACGACACTTTAAAAGATATGTTGGGGGCTGCACGAAAAGGTGTCCAAATGGGCATTGATGAAGCCACTTCGGAGTTAAAAGAAAGTGCGCTTTTTAATGATGACATTGAAGAGGGTATAGAAAAGTCTCGAGAAGGCATTTTCAAAGGACTCGATGATTTTGAAGAAGAGTTATTTAACCCTAAACCTGCTTATATGCAGGTCAGTGCAGCACAGTATGCAAGTTTGTCGAATCAAGCAGAATATAGTTTTACAACTGCAGAGGGTGATGAAGTGACTATTTCACTGAGTGATGCTCGTTCAAAAGGTCAAGCAGCCAGCTATACTCAAAACGGTGATAATTATGGCTTGGCTGTGTCAGAGCAATCAAGTGAGGATGTAAGCTTTTCGATCAGTGTGAATGGTGAGCTTAATGCCGATGAGCAAAAAGCCATAAATGAAATGATGAAAGACATTCGCAATGTCAGTGATTCATTTTTCTCAGGTGAATATGACGATGCGTTTGAAAAAGCATCGGCATTGAATATAGAGAGTGATCAAATTACCAATTTCACGATGGATTTACGTCAGACAAAAACAACCGCTGCAATTGCTCAATACCAACAAGCGAACCCAATAAAAGAGTTAGAGCAAGCGTTTCAGCCTCTTGATAAACAACTAGAGAATATTCATTCAGAAGGTAAGGCATTAGGCATTGAACAGCAGTTACCTGATATTATGGCGTGGATGAATGATGGACAAGCAAGAATGGCTCAGCTTTTAGATTATGCGCAAGGCTTCTTCAATCAACTTGATAATAAGTCAGAGAAATCAGCTTAA
- the trmA gene encoding tRNA (uridine(54)-C5)-methyltransferase TrmA, with the protein MPVITIDTATYEQQLAEKQTRISAQFARFNAPQLEVFESAKTQYRQRAEFRVWHDGDDLYHIMFDQESKQKIRVETFDPAAPLISEIMQVMMEKLRHNEILRRKLFQIDYLSTLSGEILVSLLYHKQLDDEWLAAINALRSELQKTYKIDFIGRARKQKIVLGNDFVTEQLTVNGQTYQYQQVENSFTQPNAKVNEKMLEWAQDLCAPLENDLLELYCGNGNFSIALAGSFNKVLATEISKSSVNSAQINIAANKVENLDIIRMSSEEFTQAMKGERQFSRLNGITLQDYNCQTILVDPPRAGMDELTCRLVSNYDNIIYISCNPDTLERDLDMLCETHSVSRIAIFDQFPYTHHVESGVFLQRK; encoded by the coding sequence ATGCCAGTCATCACTATTGATACCGCCACATATGAACAGCAGCTTGCTGAGAAGCAAACGCGTATTAGTGCTCAATTTGCTCGCTTTAACGCACCACAGCTTGAAGTCTTTGAATCAGCAAAAACGCAATACCGTCAACGTGCTGAATTTAGAGTATGGCACGATGGTGACGATCTCTACCACATTATGTTTGATCAAGAGAGTAAGCAAAAAATTCGAGTGGAAACATTTGATCCTGCCGCGCCGCTTATTAGTGAAATCATGCAAGTTATGATGGAAAAGTTACGTCATAACGAGATACTTCGCCGTAAGCTTTTCCAAATCGATTACTTATCTACGCTAAGTGGAGAGATCCTAGTAAGTCTGCTTTATCACAAACAGCTTGATGATGAATGGTTAGCGGCAATTAATGCATTACGTTCTGAGCTTCAGAAAACCTATAAAATTGACTTTATCGGTCGCGCTCGTAAACAAAAGATCGTGTTAGGCAACGATTTTGTCACAGAGCAATTGACTGTAAATGGTCAAACTTATCAGTACCAGCAAGTTGAAAATAGCTTTACTCAGCCAAATGCGAAAGTAAATGAGAAAATGCTGGAATGGGCGCAAGACCTTTGTGCGCCACTGGAGAATGATTTACTTGAGCTATATTGTGGTAACGGTAACTTCTCAATTGCTTTAGCGGGTAGCTTTAATAAAGTATTAGCAACTGAAATCTCAAAGTCGTCGGTCAATTCGGCACAAATTAATATCGCAGCGAATAAGGTTGAGAACTTAGATATTATTCGTATGTCGAGTGAAGAGTTTACGCAGGCAATGAAAGGCGAACGCCAATTTTCTAGATTAAATGGCATTACCCTTCAAGACTACAACTGCCAAACTATTTTGGTAGATCCACCACGTGCAGGCATGGACGAACTGACTTGTCGTTTAGTGTCTAATTACGACAACATCATTTATATCTCATGTAACCCAGACACACTAGAGCGTGATTTAGACATGCTATGTGAAACACACTCTGTATCTCGCATTGCGATCTTCGACCAGTTCCCATATACACATCATGTGGAGTCTGGTGTATTTTTACAGCGTAAATAA
- a CDS encoding DUF523 domain-containing protein, which produces MHKILVSSCLLGQPVRYDGQSKGLTNDILTQWLKEKRVVAFCPEVSGGLPTPRPPAEISVEKVMTANGEDVTSEFQLGAQKALALCKAQQIKFALLKESSPSCGRNTIYDGSHKGVKVAGMGLTAEKLVKAGIQVFSEDQLPELVSALAIAEKN; this is translated from the coding sequence ATGCATAAAATTTTGGTTTCAAGTTGCTTACTCGGACAACCCGTCCGTTATGATGGGCAATCTAAAGGGCTAACAAATGATATTCTGACTCAATGGCTGAAAGAAAAGCGAGTTGTTGCATTTTGTCCTGAGGTCTCGGGCGGTTTACCAACCCCAAGGCCGCCAGCAGAAATCAGTGTTGAAAAGGTGATGACTGCAAATGGTGAAGATGTCACGAGTGAATTTCAGTTAGGAGCCCAAAAAGCCCTCGCATTATGTAAAGCGCAGCAAATCAAGTTTGCTTTATTAAAAGAATCAAGCCCTTCGTGTGGTCGTAATACTATTTACGATGGGTCGCATAAGGGAGTTAAAGTGGCAGGAATGGGCTTAACAGCTGAAAAGCTTGTTAAAGCAGGTATACAGGTTTTTAGTGAAGACCAATTACCAGAGCTAGTCAGTGCTCTGGCAATTGCTGAAAAGAATTAG
- a CDS encoding thiol:disulfide interchange protein DsbA/DsbL gives MLKLIKAAALALMLPVVANAAQFEEGVHYEVIAERGTKKPEVTEYFSFFCPACNAFEPLIAQVKPKLNEGVKFKKSHVDFTGPRDPEVQKIMAQGLALAEVLPQKDKIIAAIFTHIHAKRNKINELADMKDIFVAQGVDGTKFDKMYKSFAVRTKTSRMARMQQKWSEKRALTGVPTFIVNGKYKLRLRESKTTTPEQISALINYLAAK, from the coding sequence ATGTTAAAGCTAATTAAAGCCGCTGCGCTGGCACTCATGCTGCCTGTAGTTGCAAACGCAGCTCAGTTTGAAGAAGGCGTTCATTACGAAGTGATTGCAGAGCGCGGTACTAAGAAACCTGAAGTGACAGAGTACTTTTCATTTTTCTGCCCTGCATGTAATGCGTTTGAGCCATTGATTGCTCAGGTAAAACCTAAATTGAATGAAGGCGTAAAGTTTAAAAAGAGCCATGTAGACTTCACAGGACCTCGTGATCCAGAAGTACAAAAAATTATGGCTCAAGGTTTAGCGCTTGCTGAAGTGCTACCTCAAAAAGACAAAATCATTGCAGCAATTTTCACACATATCCATGCTAAGCGTAATAAGATTAATGAGCTTGCAGATATGAAAGACATTTTTGTTGCACAAGGTGTAGACGGTACTAAGTTTGACAAAATGTACAAGAGCTTTGCTGTACGTACTAAGACTTCAAGAATGGCGCGTATGCAACAAAAGTGGTCTGAAAAACGTGCGCTTACAGGTGTACCTACGTTTATCGTAAATGGTAAATATAAACTGCGTCTTCGTGAGTCAAAAACAACGACTCCTGAGCAGATCAGTGCATTAATTAATTATTTGGCTGCTAAATAA
- a CDS encoding thiol:disulfide interchange protein DsbA/DsbL has protein sequence MLKALKLSILFFCLPLLAMAAEFDFKEGVHYQTLTTQKSEQAKVTEFFSFYCPHCFRFEPVAKALEQSLPEGAVFEKSHVNFLGGLPAQVQSNLSYAYIVAKQMGKGDEIAAKIFDSIHVKKAPLNDIKDVKKLLDINGISEKQFDAALASMPVIAAEKLMQDDQTRFSKAGALSGVPTFIVSDKYKVNTNSLKSQEQFNALVKHLLAK, from the coding sequence ATGTTAAAAGCGTTAAAACTATCCATTCTATTTTTCTGCTTGCCGTTGTTAGCCATGGCTGCAGAATTTGATTTTAAAGAAGGTGTGCACTACCAAACTTTAACCACTCAAAAAAGTGAGCAAGCAAAAGTAACTGAGTTCTTCTCATTTTACTGCCCGCATTGTTTCCGTTTTGAACCGGTTGCTAAAGCATTAGAGCAAAGCTTGCCAGAAGGTGCTGTATTTGAAAAAAGCCATGTGAACTTTTTAGGTGGTTTGCCTGCACAAGTACAAAGCAATTTAAGCTATGCCTATATCGTGGCAAAGCAAATGGGCAAAGGTGATGAAATTGCAGCTAAAATTTTCGACAGTATTCATGTAAAAAAAGCGCCATTAAATGACATTAAAGATGTGAAAAAACTTCTAGATATTAATGGTATTAGTGAAAAGCAGTTTGATGCTGCACTAGCAAGTATGCCAGTGATTGCGGCTGAAAAACTGATGCAAGACGATCAAACTCGCTTTTCAAAAGCGGGCGCACTATCTGGCGTACCTACATTTATCGTGAGTGATAAATACAAAGTAAATACCAACAGTTTAAAAAGCCAAGAGCAATTCAACGCATTGGTTAAACATTTATTAGCAAAATAA
- a CDS encoding serine/threonine protein kinase, translating to MSEFSFANLNPDRILDAIESIGVYPETGLLPLNSYENRVYQFKAEDGKRYVTKFYRPERWSEAQIKEEHAFAFELANEEVPIVAPVEIAGESLFEHAGYKFALFPSVGGRQFEIDNLDQLEMLGRYIGRLHLVGKSKPFQHRLSINTQSYLLDAKEVIQNSKLVPIHLETAFYTILEQVISQTAQMYHVDKPIRLHGDAHAGNILCTGDSLTLVDLDDCRSGPAIQDLWMMLNGDKNEQLMQLDTLLMGYEEFNSFDAKELQLIEPLRAMRMVHYMGWLAARWEDPAFTRNFSWFATDKYWEQQILALKEQLAALQEPALQLFP from the coding sequence ATGAGCGAGTTTAGTTTTGCGAATTTAAATCCAGATCGTATCTTGGATGCCATAGAAAGCATTGGGGTTTACCCTGAAACAGGCTTGCTACCTTTGAACAGTTATGAAAATCGCGTTTATCAGTTCAAGGCGGAAGATGGTAAACGGTATGTCACTAAGTTTTATCGTCCCGAGCGCTGGAGTGAGGCGCAAATAAAAGAAGAGCATGCTTTTGCATTTGAACTTGCTAATGAAGAAGTGCCTATCGTCGCGCCAGTCGAAATAGCCGGCGAAAGCTTATTCGAGCATGCTGGTTACAAATTTGCGCTTTTTCCAAGTGTCGGTGGGCGTCAGTTTGAAATTGACAATTTAGACCAGCTTGAAATGCTTGGCCGTTATATCGGACGACTACACCTAGTTGGTAAGAGTAAACCATTTCAACATAGACTGAGTATTAATACCCAGAGCTACTTACTCGATGCCAAGGAAGTTATTCAAAATAGTAAACTTGTGCCTATACATCTAGAAACCGCGTTTTACACTATTTTAGAACAGGTTATATCGCAAACAGCGCAAATGTATCATGTTGATAAGCCTATTCGTTTGCATGGCGATGCACATGCTGGCAATATTCTGTGCACAGGCGATTCTCTGACCTTAGTGGATTTAGATGATTGTCGCTCAGGCCCTGCAATCCAAGATTTATGGATGATGCTTAATGGTGATAAAAACGAGCAATTAATGCAGCTCGATACACTATTAATGGGGTATGAAGAATTCAACTCTTTTGATGCAAAAGAGCTGCAACTGATAGAGCCGCTACGTGCGATGCGAATGGTGCATTACATGGGGTGGTTAGCTGCCAGATGGGAAGATCCTGCATTTACGCGGAACTTTTCTTGGTTTGCAACAGACAAATACTGGGAGCAGCAGATCTTAGCATTGAAAGAACAGCTTGCAGCGTTACAAGAGCCTGCATTACAACTGTTTCCATAA